The following coding sequences lie in one Saccharopolyspora hordei genomic window:
- the tatB gene encoding Sec-independent protein translocase protein TatB, giving the protein MFDSIGWPELLVLIVVGLFVLGPERLPQGAAWLGRTIRQVKEYATGARDQIKSELGPEFDELRKPLEDLRGIRNFNPRTAVQKHLFDGENPLDLNSNGNGHSPQPTPQQRPLQPGERPPFDSDAT; this is encoded by the coding sequence GTGTTCGATAGCATCGGCTGGCCCGAGCTCCTCGTGCTCATCGTGGTCGGCCTGTTCGTGCTCGGACCGGAGCGCTTGCCGCAGGGCGCGGCCTGGCTCGGCCGGACCATCCGCCAGGTCAAGGAGTACGCGACCGGCGCCCGCGACCAGATCAAGTCCGAGCTGGGGCCGGAGTTCGACGAGCTGCGCAAACCACTGGAGGACCTGCGCGGCATCCGCAACTTCAACCCCAGGACCGCGGTGCAGAAGCACCTCTTCGACGGGGAGAACCCGCTCGACCTCAACTCGAACGGGAACGGCCACTCGCCGCAGCCGACGCCGCAGCAGCGTCCGCTGCAGCCGGGGGAGCGCCCGCCGTTCGACTCCGACGCGACCTGA
- a CDS encoding MFS transporter — MDDQARTTRIRIALLLGALALFALLYAPQPVLPQFAQEFGLAPGTVALLVSAATLGLAVAAIPLGALAEVVGRRRVMIGALLVAEVLGLLLPWVPVFGVLVVLRLVQGVAVAGLAAVATAYLAEEVGGRNLGATMGLYVAGTTIGGMTGRLLGGVVGDFAGWHGGVLAVALLAAVCTALFVVLLPAERHHQRTPLSLGPLFGGLRAALRDPVLHAPYLVAVLGMGSFVTVYNVLGFRLTAPPLLVPPALAALAFLAYAAGTVTSTLAGRAADRYGRTTVLLSGLAVTALGLLLMLAGNLAVIVLGLVVFTGGFFAAHSVASGWVGVQASPQARSQASALYQLAYYGGSSVGGVVGGASYGAWGWSGMTVLLCCWLAAAAVVVWVTRIRSRRSRTAGAPPAAADAAAASAAASGRSRSS; from the coding sequence GTGGACGACCAGGCACGCACCACCCGCATCCGCATCGCCCTGCTGCTCGGCGCGCTGGCGCTGTTCGCCCTGCTCTACGCGCCGCAGCCGGTGCTGCCGCAGTTCGCCCAGGAGTTCGGGCTGGCACCCGGCACGGTGGCGCTGCTGGTGTCGGCCGCGACGCTGGGCCTGGCGGTGGCGGCCATCCCGCTCGGCGCGCTCGCCGAGGTCGTCGGCCGCCGCCGCGTCATGATCGGGGCGCTGCTGGTGGCCGAGGTGCTGGGGCTGCTGCTGCCGTGGGTCCCGGTGTTCGGCGTGCTCGTCGTCCTCCGCCTGGTCCAGGGCGTGGCGGTCGCCGGCCTCGCCGCGGTCGCCACGGCGTACCTCGCGGAGGAGGTCGGTGGCCGCAACCTGGGCGCCACCATGGGCCTCTACGTCGCGGGCACCACCATCGGCGGGATGACCGGCCGGCTGCTCGGCGGCGTGGTCGGCGACTTCGCCGGGTGGCACGGCGGCGTGCTCGCGGTGGCCCTGCTCGCGGCGGTCTGCACCGCGCTGTTCGTGGTGCTGCTGCCCGCCGAGCGGCACCACCAGCGCACGCCGCTGTCGCTGGGACCGCTGTTCGGCGGGCTGCGCGCGGCGCTGCGCGACCCCGTGCTCCACGCGCCGTACCTGGTCGCCGTGCTGGGCATGGGCTCGTTCGTCACGGTCTACAACGTCCTCGGCTTCCGCCTGACGGCGCCGCCGCTGCTGGTGCCTCCGGCGCTGGCCGCGCTCGCCTTCCTCGCCTACGCGGCGGGCACGGTGACCTCGACGCTCGCCGGGCGCGCCGCCGACCGCTACGGCCGCACCACGGTCCTGCTCAGCGGGCTCGCGGTCACCGCACTGGGACTGCTGCTGATGCTGGCCGGGAACTTGGCGGTGATCGTGCTCGGCCTGGTCGTCTTCACCGGCGGGTTCTTCGCCGCGCACTCGGTGGCCAGCGGCTGGGTCGGCGTCCAGGCCTCACCGCAGGCCCGCAGCCAGGCGTCCGCGCTGTACCAGCTGGCCTACTACGGCGGGAGCAGCGTCGGCGGCGTGGTGGGCGGCGCGTCCTACGGGGCGTGGGGCTGGTCCGGCATGACGGTGCTGCTGTGCTGCTGGTTGGCAGCGGCTGCGGTGGTGGTGTGGGTCACCCGGATCAGGTCGCGTCGGAGTCGAACGGCGGGCGCTCCCCCGGCTGCAGCGGACGCTGCTGCGGCGTCGGCTGCGGCGAGTGGCCGTTCCCGTTCGAGTTGA
- a CDS encoding LysR substrate-binding domain-containing protein, which yields MVDQSQPVDDPSQLAAHLAPTLAVLRAVAAEGHVTRAAEVLGVPQPTVSRTLAKLGARLGAPVTARQGRGILLTRAGTLLARAAEDAMQRLEAGCRAVVEELDPDRGRVTFGFQHTMGSTLVPPLLRGFRDQHPQVRFELVQGSRDTMLARTWAGEVDLCLVAPLPVGDPRWECATVQEEPLVAVLHVHHRLARRAALRLADLAAEDFVAMRPGYGMRQIFMRLAESAGFEPRLAYESEEVDTVRGLVAAGLGVAVLPPAGTAPAPDTVEIPLTPPAYRTIGLAWPANRPQPPAVRTFRDHALTTRSG from the coding sequence ATGGTGGATCAATCGCAGCCGGTCGACGACCCGTCCCAGCTCGCGGCGCACCTGGCGCCCACCCTGGCGGTGCTGCGGGCGGTCGCCGCCGAGGGGCACGTCACACGGGCCGCGGAGGTCCTCGGCGTCCCGCAGCCGACGGTCAGCCGCACGCTCGCCAAGCTGGGCGCGCGGCTCGGCGCCCCGGTCACCGCCCGGCAGGGGCGGGGCATCCTGCTGACCCGCGCGGGCACCCTGCTGGCCAGGGCCGCCGAGGACGCGATGCAGCGGTTGGAGGCCGGGTGCCGGGCGGTGGTCGAGGAGCTCGACCCGGACCGCGGCCGGGTGACGTTCGGGTTCCAGCACACGATGGGCAGCACGCTGGTGCCGCCGCTGCTGCGCGGGTTCCGCGACCAGCACCCGCAGGTGCGGTTCGAACTGGTGCAGGGCTCGCGCGACACCATGCTCGCGCGCACCTGGGCGGGCGAGGTGGACCTGTGCCTCGTCGCCCCGCTGCCCGTGGGCGACCCGCGCTGGGAGTGCGCCACGGTCCAGGAGGAGCCGCTGGTGGCGGTCCTGCACGTCCACCACCGGCTGGCGCGGCGGGCGGCGCTGCGGCTGGCCGACCTGGCCGCGGAGGACTTCGTCGCGATGCGCCCGGGCTACGGGATGCGGCAGATCTTCATGCGGCTGGCCGAGTCCGCCGGGTTCGAGCCGCGGCTGGCGTACGAGAGCGAGGAGGTCGACACGGTCCGCGGGTTGGTCGCGGCCGGGCTCGGCGTCGCGGTGCTCCCGCCGGCCGGCACCGCTCCGGCGCCGGACACCGTGGAGATCCCGCTCACCCCACCGGCCTACCGCACGATCGGCCTCGCGTGGCCCGCGAACCGCCCCCAACCCCCGGCGGTGCGCACCTTCCGCGACCACGCCCTCACCACCCGGTCCGGGTGA
- a CDS encoding leucyl aminopeptidase, with product MDPALPAIPTALVEVDVVRQWRDGVPGAVPVFDGESGPGLADAAEQFDVDAAVLEAVGASASAGTARALPLRDGGVGWAVGVGSGGAAQWRSAGGALARAVRERLGEAAESDEEPGDLGEASDADYLQVKLPADVDGETVTALVLGLALGGYRFRVSRRPVPPRLRKVLLVAPEGADVAALGAQARRARELAAATALARDLANTPSNVKDPAWLTGTGAELAGDLPDLTATVRDEKWLAERGFGGILAVGGGSSRPPRLLELAYRPKGATGPHLVLVGKGITFDTGGISIKPAEGMHLMRTDMSGGGAVIAALLTIARLGLPVRVTGLVPSAENHVSGSAYRPGDVVRHYGGKTTEVGNTDAEGRMVLADAIAYAVDRLEPDLLVDVATLTGAMKVALGLRTGGLFASDDELAEKVRAAGARVGEAWWRMPLVEDHAEAVKGELADVKQTPSGPGGITAALFLREFTGDLPWAHLDIAGPARAEKDHDEVVAGGTGFAARSLVELAATLADS from the coding sequence GTGGACCCCGCGCTGCCCGCGATCCCGACCGCTCTGGTCGAAGTGGACGTCGTGCGGCAGTGGCGGGACGGCGTGCCCGGTGCGGTCCCGGTGTTCGACGGTGAGTCGGGACCCGGGCTGGCCGACGCGGCCGAACAGTTCGATGTGGACGCCGCCGTGCTGGAGGCCGTCGGGGCCTCGGCGTCGGCGGGGACGGCCCGCGCGCTCCCGCTGCGCGACGGCGGGGTCGGCTGGGCCGTCGGGGTCGGGTCCGGCGGCGCGGCGCAGTGGCGCAGCGCGGGTGGCGCGCTGGCGCGCGCGGTGCGCGAACGGCTCGGTGAGGCGGCTGAGTCCGACGAGGAGCCCGGCGACCTCGGTGAGGCCTCCGACGCCGACTACCTCCAGGTGAAGCTGCCCGCGGACGTCGACGGCGAGACCGTCACGGCGTTGGTGCTGGGCCTGGCGCTCGGCGGGTACCGGTTCCGGGTGTCGCGCCGGCCGGTGCCGCCGCGGCTGCGCAAGGTCCTGCTCGTCGCGCCGGAGGGTGCCGACGTGGCGGCGCTGGGTGCACAGGCCCGGCGCGCCCGTGAGCTGGCGGCGGCCACGGCCCTGGCCCGCGACCTCGCGAACACCCCGTCGAACGTCAAGGACCCGGCCTGGCTCACCGGAACCGGAGCGGAGCTGGCCGGGGACCTGCCGGACCTGACCGCCACCGTGCGCGACGAGAAGTGGCTCGCCGAGCGCGGTTTCGGCGGCATCCTCGCCGTCGGCGGCGGATCGTCGCGCCCGCCTCGGCTGCTGGAGCTCGCCTACCGCCCGAAGGGCGCGACGGGACCGCACCTGGTGCTGGTGGGCAAGGGCATCACCTTCGACACCGGTGGGATCTCGATCAAGCCCGCCGAGGGCATGCACCTGATGCGCACCGACATGTCCGGTGGCGGTGCGGTGATCGCCGCGCTGCTGACCATCGCGCGCCTCGGCCTGCCGGTGCGGGTGACCGGTCTGGTGCCGTCCGCGGAGAACCACGTCTCCGGCAGCGCCTACCGGCCCGGTGACGTCGTCCGGCACTACGGCGGGAAGACGACCGAGGTCGGCAACACCGACGCCGAGGGCCGGATGGTGCTGGCCGACGCCATCGCCTACGCCGTCGACCGGCTCGAGCCCGACCTGCTGGTGGACGTCGCGACCCTGACCGGCGCGATGAAGGTCGCCCTGGGGCTGCGCACGGGCGGGCTGTTCGCCTCCGACGACGAGCTGGCCGAGAAGGTCCGCGCGGCCGGTGCGCGGGTCGGCGAGGCCTGGTGGCGGATGCCGCTGGTCGAGGACCACGCGGAGGCGGTCAAGGGCGAGCTGGCCGACGTCAAGCAGACCCCGAGCGGGCCGGGCGGCATCACGGCAGCGCTGTTCCTGCGGGAGTTCACCGGCGACCTGCCGTGGGCGCACCTGGACATCGCCGGTCCGGCGCGGGCGGAGAAGGACCACGACGAGGTGGTCGCGGGCGGCACCGGCTTCGCGGCCCGCAGCCTCGTCGAGCTCGCCGCCACCCTCGCCGACTCCTGA
- a CDS encoding DUF3117 domain-containing protein, translating to MAAMKPRTGDGPLEVTKEGRGIVMRVPLEGGGRLVVEMSVEEAKNLGDALESATG from the coding sequence ATGGCGGCCATGAAGCCCCGGACCGGTGACGGTCCCCTCGAGGTGACTAAGGAGGGACGCGGCATCGTGATGCGCGTTCCGCTTGAGGGTGGTGGGCGGCTCGTCGTCGAGATGTCGGTCGAGGAGGCAAAGAACCTGGGCGATGCCCTGGAGTCCGCCACCGGCTGA
- a CDS encoding enoyl-CoA hydratase-related protein, protein MTDVLLTEDTAGVRLLTLNRPDSFNSLNVELKQALLGALRDAAADDSVRAVVITGAGRAFCAGQDLKEHVALLEAGDPSPLKTVEEHYNPIIRAVTSMPKPVIAAVNGTAAGAGASLAYACDLRVASSNAKFLMAFANVGLSTDSGASWTLPRLIGYGRAMEMLLLAEPVAAEEALRIGMVNRVVGEGEARDAAMELATRMAAGPTFAYARIKETALAAAAEGLAETLAVEAGAQAEAGATADHREAVDAFVNKRTPDFTGR, encoded by the coding sequence GTGACCGACGTACTGCTGACCGAGGACACCGCCGGTGTGCGCCTGCTCACGTTGAACCGCCCCGATTCGTTCAACTCCCTCAACGTCGAGCTGAAGCAGGCCCTGCTCGGCGCGCTGCGCGACGCGGCCGCGGACGACTCGGTGCGCGCCGTGGTGATCACCGGTGCGGGCCGGGCGTTCTGCGCCGGGCAGGACCTCAAGGAGCACGTCGCACTGCTGGAGGCCGGCGACCCGAGCCCGCTCAAGACGGTCGAGGAGCACTACAACCCGATCATCCGGGCCGTGACGAGCATGCCGAAGCCGGTGATCGCCGCGGTCAACGGCACCGCCGCCGGGGCGGGCGCGTCCCTGGCCTACGCCTGCGACCTGCGGGTGGCGTCGTCGAACGCGAAGTTCCTCATGGCCTTCGCCAACGTCGGCCTGTCCACCGACTCCGGCGCGTCCTGGACGCTGCCCCGGCTGATCGGCTACGGCCGCGCCATGGAGATGCTGCTGCTCGCCGAGCCGGTGGCGGCCGAGGAGGCGCTGCGCATCGGCATGGTGAACCGGGTCGTCGGCGAGGGCGAGGCGCGCGACGCGGCCATGGAGCTGGCGACCCGCATGGCGGCCGGCCCGACGTTCGCCTACGCCCGGATCAAGGAGACCGCGCTGGCGGCGGCGGCCGAGGGCCTCGCCGAGACCCTGGCGGTCGAGGCCGGCGCCCAGGCCGAGGCCGGGGCCACGGCCGACCACCGCGAAGCGGTCGACGCCTTCGTCAACAAGCGCACCCCCGACTTCACCGGCCGCTGA
- a CDS encoding DNA-3-methyladenine glycosylase I — protein MSGSGAVLGADGKARCPWGAGPPDYTEYHDREWGVPLRGVAALFERLTLEAFQSGLSWLTILRKREAFRSAFAGFEPEKVAAFDDADRERLLGDAGIVRNRAKVDAAIRNARAVLELDRPLDELLWSFAPERRARRPATTADVPATTPESTAMAEELKRRGFVFVGPTTCYALMQATGMVDDHLADCWRAG, from the coding sequence GTGAGCGGATCCGGCGCCGTGCTCGGCGCGGACGGCAAGGCCCGGTGCCCGTGGGGCGCGGGACCGCCGGACTACACCGAGTACCACGACCGCGAGTGGGGCGTGCCGCTGCGCGGCGTCGCAGCGCTGTTCGAGCGGCTGACCCTGGAGGCGTTCCAGTCCGGGTTGTCGTGGCTGACGATCCTGCGCAAGCGGGAGGCGTTCCGCAGCGCGTTCGCCGGGTTCGAGCCGGAGAAGGTGGCGGCCTTCGACGACGCCGACCGGGAGCGGTTGCTCGGCGACGCGGGCATCGTCCGCAACCGGGCGAAGGTCGACGCCGCGATCCGCAACGCGCGGGCGGTGCTGGAGCTGGACCGGCCGCTGGACGAGCTGCTCTGGTCGTTCGCCCCGGAGCGCCGGGCGCGCCGCCCGGCGACGACGGCGGACGTCCCGGCGACCACCCCGGAGTCGACGGCGATGGCCGAGGAGCTCAAGCGCCGCGGCTTCGTCTTCGTCGGGCCCACGACCTGCTACGCCCTCATGCAGGCCACCGGCATGGTCGACGACCACCTGGCCGACTGCTGGCGGGCTGGGTGA
- a CDS encoding SRPBCC family protein gives MGPVELRCSVPVQAPPEVVWAAATDWARQGEWMLGTEVHPVGAADGPGGQLLAVTGFAGVGVVDRMEIVEWRPPRSCRVRHVGALVVGSGGFDVVRCGNAASTFVWWERLTLPAGAGLVWPVVRPAFSWGLRRSLDAFAEFCRRYDRRSG, from the coding sequence GTGGGCCCGGTCGAGCTGAGGTGCAGCGTCCCGGTCCAGGCCCCGCCGGAGGTGGTGTGGGCCGCGGCGACCGACTGGGCTCGGCAGGGCGAGTGGATGCTGGGCACCGAGGTGCACCCGGTCGGTGCCGCCGACGGGCCCGGCGGGCAGCTGCTCGCGGTGACCGGGTTCGCCGGTGTCGGGGTCGTCGACAGGATGGAGATCGTGGAGTGGCGGCCACCGCGGAGCTGCCGGGTGCGCCACGTCGGCGCGCTCGTCGTCGGTTCCGGCGGGTTCGACGTGGTCCGGTGCGGCAACGCGGCGTCGACCTTCGTCTGGTGGGAGCGGCTGACCCTGCCGGCGGGTGCCGGACTGGTCTGGCCCGTGGTCCGGCCCGCGTTCAGCTGGGGCCTGCGGCGGTCGCTGGACGCGTTCGCGGAGTTCTGCCGCCGGTACGACAGGAGGAGCGGGTGA
- a CDS encoding DivIVA domain-containing protein, with protein MASALIYLFAVLAVAAVVYLLATLVFGRGEELSPLPPGATPTRLPPADIEGSDVRALRFQQVLRGYKASEVDWALERLAGQIDELHGRIAVLERQLEVAGQQLQEVRAARADAQED; from the coding sequence GTGGCTAGTGCGCTCATCTACCTCTTCGCGGTGCTCGCCGTCGCCGCGGTGGTGTACCTGCTCGCGACGCTCGTGTTCGGGCGCGGTGAGGAGCTGTCCCCGCTGCCGCCCGGCGCGACCCCGACCCGTCTGCCTCCCGCCGACATCGAGGGCTCCGACGTGCGCGCGCTGCGGTTCCAGCAGGTCCTGCGCGGTTACAAGGCCTCCGAGGTGGACTGGGCGCTGGAGCGGCTCGCCGGGCAGATCGACGAGCTGCACGGCCGCATCGCGGTGCTCGAGCGCCAGCTCGAGGTCGCCGGGCAGCAGCTGCAGGAGGTCCGCGCTGCGCGCGCCGACGCCCAGGAGGACTGA
- a CDS encoding helix-turn-helix transcriptional regulator: MKADALRGHLDALLLATLDGRALHGYAIIEALQERSGGALDLPTGTVYPALRRLERAGYVQSTWSTVGGRQRRTYRLTQAGAQTLQAERRAWREFTTAIEGVLDATPAKT; encoded by the coding sequence GTGAAGGCTGATGCGCTCCGCGGCCACTTGGATGCCCTTCTGCTGGCCACGCTCGACGGCAGGGCATTGCACGGCTACGCGATCATCGAGGCGCTGCAGGAACGCAGCGGTGGTGCTCTGGACCTCCCCACCGGAACCGTCTACCCGGCGCTGCGGCGGTTGGAGCGCGCCGGGTACGTGCAGAGCACGTGGAGCACCGTCGGCGGCAGACAGCGCCGCACCTACCGGTTGACCCAGGCCGGTGCGCAGACCCTGCAGGCAGAGCGGCGGGCGTGGCGCGAGTTCACCACCGCCATCGAAGGCGTCCTCGACGCGACCCCGGCCAAGACCTGA
- the folP gene encoding dihydropteroate synthase → MAIVNRTRDSFFDRGRTFEVDAAAEAVDRAVADGADIVDIGGVRAGAQGETVDAAEEARRVVPFVAAVRERHPDLVISVDTWRHDVARQVCEAGADLLNDTWAGADPQLAEVAAEYGAGVVCSHTGGLPPRTDPYRSRYTDVVAEVTAELVERAERMVRIGVPRPGVLIDPTHDFGKNTWHGLALLRRVDQLVATGWPVLMALSNKDFIGETLDAAVDQRLEGTLAATAVAAWGGARVFRAHHVRETRRVVDMVAAIAGTRPPHRVLRALA, encoded by the coding sequence ATGGCGATCGTCAACCGCACCCGCGACTCGTTCTTCGACCGCGGCCGCACCTTCGAGGTCGACGCCGCCGCCGAGGCGGTCGACCGGGCGGTGGCCGACGGCGCGGACATCGTGGACATCGGCGGGGTCCGCGCCGGGGCCCAGGGCGAGACCGTGGACGCCGCGGAGGAGGCGCGCCGGGTGGTGCCGTTCGTGGCCGCGGTGCGCGAGCGGCACCCGGACCTGGTGATCAGCGTGGACACCTGGCGGCACGACGTGGCCCGGCAGGTCTGCGAGGCCGGCGCCGACCTGCTCAACGACACCTGGGCCGGGGCCGACCCGCAGCTGGCCGAGGTGGCCGCGGAGTACGGCGCCGGCGTGGTGTGCTCGCACACCGGCGGGCTGCCGCCGCGCACCGACCCGTACCGGTCGCGCTACACCGACGTGGTCGCCGAGGTGACCGCCGAGCTGGTCGAGCGGGCGGAGCGGATGGTGCGCATCGGCGTGCCCCGGCCGGGCGTGCTGATCGACCCGACGCACGACTTCGGCAAGAACACCTGGCACGGGCTGGCGCTGCTGCGCCGGGTGGACCAGCTGGTGGCGACCGGGTGGCCGGTGCTCATGGCGCTGTCGAACAAGGACTTCATCGGCGAGACCCTGGACGCGGCCGTCGACCAGCGGCTGGAGGGCACCCTCGCGGCGACGGCGGTCGCGGCGTGGGGCGGGGCGAGGGTGTTCCGCGCCCACCACGTCCGCGAGACGCGCCGGGTGGTGGACATGGTCGCGGCCATCGCCGGGACCCGTCCCCCGCACCGGGTCCTGCGTGCCCTCGCCTGA
- a CDS encoding TIGR00730 family Rossman fold protein, whose protein sequence is MTSSAPADVSVCVYCASGPVDQQHLDLAAEVGRGIAKRGWTLVSGGGRVSMMGEVARAARAHGGRTVGVIPNALVEKEVADTEADELLVVETMRERKGLMDAHATAFLALPGGIGTCEELFEVWTARYIGMHDKPIVLLDPDGHYRGLLDWLQGLVDRGFAKQHSMDVLDVVATVEAALDACDP, encoded by the coding sequence TTGACCAGTTCCGCACCCGCCGACGTCTCGGTCTGCGTCTACTGCGCGTCCGGGCCGGTCGACCAGCAGCACCTCGACCTGGCCGCCGAGGTGGGGCGCGGGATCGCCAAGCGTGGCTGGACGCTCGTCTCCGGCGGCGGCCGCGTCTCGATGATGGGCGAGGTCGCCCGGGCGGCCCGCGCCCACGGCGGCCGCACCGTCGGGGTCATCCCGAACGCGCTGGTGGAGAAGGAGGTCGCCGACACCGAGGCGGACGAGCTGCTGGTCGTGGAGACCATGCGGGAGCGCAAGGGCCTGATGGACGCGCACGCCACCGCGTTCCTCGCGCTGCCCGGCGGCATCGGCACCTGCGAGGAGCTGTTCGAGGTCTGGACCGCCCGCTACATCGGCATGCACGACAAGCCGATCGTGCTGCTCGACCCGGACGGCCACTACCGGGGGCTGCTGGACTGGTTGCAGGGGCTGGTCGACCGCGGGTTCGCCAAGCAGCACTCGATGGACGTGCTCGACGTCGTCGCCACCGTCGAGGCGGCGCTCGACGCCTGCGACCCGTGA
- a CDS encoding TIGR00730 family Rossman fold protein has protein sequence MTIEGQWGEPNGAERPQEKQRGPVVLRRSRLTEPTTTDQRLLDSRGPSDWVHTDPWRVLRIQAEFVEGFGALAEVPRAVTVFGSARTPREHPEYAVGVELGAALAGIGCAVITGGGPGTMEAVNRGASEAGGLSIGLGIELPFEQGLNPWVDLGVNFRYFFVRKTMFIKYAQAFVCLPGGFGTMDELFESLTLVQTKKVTKFPVVLFGKSYWQGLYDWIRDSMLGSGKIGEKDLALLHLTDDVGDAVGIVQEAYEAWEATH, from the coding sequence ATGACGATCGAAGGCCAGTGGGGCGAGCCGAACGGCGCCGAGCGGCCCCAGGAGAAGCAACGCGGCCCCGTGGTGCTGCGCCGGTCCCGGTTGACCGAACCCACCACCACCGACCAGCGCTTGCTGGACTCCCGCGGCCCCTCGGACTGGGTGCACACCGACCCGTGGCGGGTGCTGCGCATCCAGGCCGAGTTCGTGGAGGGCTTCGGGGCCCTGGCCGAGGTCCCGCGCGCGGTCACCGTGTTCGGTTCGGCCCGCACACCGCGGGAGCACCCGGAGTACGCCGTGGGCGTCGAGCTGGGTGCGGCGCTGGCCGGGATCGGCTGCGCGGTGATCACCGGCGGCGGCCCGGGCACGATGGAGGCGGTCAACCGGGGCGCGTCGGAGGCCGGCGGGCTGTCCATCGGGCTCGGCATCGAGCTGCCCTTCGAGCAGGGCCTCAACCCGTGGGTCGACCTGGGCGTGAACTTCCGGTACTTCTTCGTCCGCAAGACGATGTTCATCAAGTACGCCCAGGCCTTCGTGTGCCTGCCCGGCGGGTTCGGCACCATGGACGAGCTGTTCGAGTCGCTGACGCTGGTGCAGACCAAGAAGGTCACCAAGTTCCCGGTGGTGCTGTTCGGCAAGTCCTACTGGCAGGGCCTGTACGACTGGATCCGGGACAGCATGCTCGGGTCCGGCAAGATCGGCGAGAAGGACCTCGCGCTGCTGCACCTCACCGACGACGTCGGTGACGCGGTCGGGATCGTCCAGGAAGCGTACGAAGCATGGGAGGCCACGCATTGA
- a CDS encoding slipin family protein, whose protein sequence is MLIDLLIVILVLGVLYLAASVKVVKQYERGVVFRFGRVQELTRGPGLTMIVPVVDRMRKVNLQIVTMPVPAQEGITRDNVTVRVDAVVYFRVDEPVRAIINVEDYLFAVGQVAQTSLRSIIGKSDLDDLLSNRERLNQGLELMLDSPALGWGVHIDRVEIKDVSLPESMKRSIARQAEAERERRSRVISADGEYQASRRLSDAARVMSDTPAALQLRLLETVVEVAAEKNSTLVLPFPVELLQFVEHVRRGSTGEAEEPAATPETTETDGQALAEAERAASSGAELTSQEPGTATPARAEPELPRQRDAETEEEQAVLGIA, encoded by the coding sequence ATGCTCATCGACCTGCTGATCGTGATCCTCGTGCTCGGCGTCCTCTACCTCGCCGCCAGCGTCAAGGTCGTCAAGCAGTACGAACGCGGCGTGGTGTTCCGCTTCGGGCGGGTGCAGGAGCTGACCCGCGGCCCCGGCCTCACCATGATCGTCCCCGTGGTGGACCGGATGCGGAAGGTCAACCTGCAGATCGTCACCATGCCGGTGCCCGCCCAGGAAGGCATCACCCGCGACAACGTGACCGTCCGGGTGGACGCGGTGGTGTACTTCCGCGTCGACGAGCCGGTCCGCGCCATCATCAACGTCGAGGACTACCTGTTCGCCGTCGGCCAGGTCGCGCAGACCTCGCTGCGCTCGATCATCGGCAAGAGCGACCTGGACGACCTGCTGTCCAACCGCGAACGGCTCAACCAGGGCCTGGAGCTGATGCTGGACAGCCCGGCGCTGGGCTGGGGCGTGCACATCGACCGGGTCGAGATCAAGGACGTCTCGCTGCCGGAGTCGATGAAGCGGTCCATCGCCCGCCAGGCCGAGGCCGAGCGGGAGCGGCGCTCGCGGGTCATCTCCGCCGACGGCGAGTACCAGGCCTCCCGGCGCCTCTCCGACGCGGCCCGCGTCATGTCCGACACCCCGGCGGCGCTGCAGCTGCGCCTGCTGGAGACGGTCGTGGAGGTGGCGGCGGAGAAGAACTCCACCCTCGTGCTGCCGTTCCCGGTCGAACTGCTGCAGTTCGTCGAGCACGTGCGGCGCGGGTCCACCGGCGAGGCGGAGGAGCCCGCGGCGACGCCGGAGACGACGGAGACCGACGGGCAGGCGCTCGCGGAGGCCGAACGCGCGGCGAGCAGCGGAGCGGAGCTGACCAGCCAGGAGCCCGGGACCGCCACGCCCGCACGAGCGGAGCCGGAGCTGCCGCGCCAGCGCGACGCGGAGACCGAGGAGGAGCAGGCGGTGCTCGGCATCGCCTGA